The Salminus brasiliensis chromosome 22, fSalBra1.hap2, whole genome shotgun sequence genomic interval TTGCGGTGCTCCTGGTGTAGCAGTGGAGGTGATGAACGTGAGATTACAAAACAAAAGGACTGTATTTGAGTCTTGTAAATCAGAGATGCAGTGCGATCCTATTTCACACCATATGGTCATGGAAGAACCTTCACAACAGTGTGAGTTAAAGCTGTGTTAAAGAAATCATCTGAATGATGGAAGAGTGCAAGCATTCATCCTAAACTGGAATTATCTCTTCGTATTATGTTCTGTGTTTATGTTGAAATTGTTTTGGTCCTGCAAACGTCTATAACTGGAAATGACGTGCTGTCTTGAACCAGGTCTTCCTCAAAGGAGAGATTATAATTTCAAGGGACCTCCTGGTTAAATAAAGGTTAAAAAGTGTAGTGTTTCAGAAGTCCCACAATGTTAGCAGAGCAATGTCTGACCTGTTGTTGCCTCTCTTTTAGGCATATCTGGGAAGAGCCAGATTCTGTTTGCCCTGGTTTTCACGACTCGTTACTTGGACCTCCTCACCTCCTTTATCTCTCTGTACAACACCACCATGAAGGTGAGCTGGCGTGGACTGCTGAACTCTTCCTCCATCAAGTGTTCCCACACTGCGATACTATCTTACAGTGTGTCAGTACGGTATTGagttgtttgggggggggggggggtgataaataaataaataaataaataataataaatataatgcaAATTATGAAATTTCATCCTTGCAGTgtaaacctatatatatatattgtatccGTGGTGATGGGAATCAAGTGTTGTGatgtctacaacacaaatatagtgtTTTCTTACTGATCCAAACAAGAGTTTGCATGTACGTTATATGTAAGCAAACTGTCGGAGGCTGTTTCTCTGTGCAGTGCACTGAATGTAGCTACTTCTTGCCCACAGTTTTATCTCCAAACTATTGTAAAACAAGGTCCAGCATCAGCGTCAAGTGTTTGTATCCATTTCATGTATAACTGTGTGAGGCAGTGTTTAGACAGATTCAGTTCTGCATGTGTCTGGTTTTTGTCAGCTACAGTATGAGCAGTTTTGACCGGATAAGCGCCTGTAGAAGGTAGCAGTTCACactaaaccactctgaatgagttTGTTAATCTTAACTATTACATTTAGCCGAAATGAGAAAATCTGGTGGAGTTTTCCTTTAGGCAGTTCCTCCCctgttatgttatgttttcTTAAGTTTCCACGTTTTATTTGGCACAGGTCATATACATCGGATGTGCATACGCCACGGTCTACCTGATCTACGTCAAGTTCAAAGCCACCTATGATGGCAACCATGACACTTTCAGGGTAGAGTTCTTGGTCGTTCCTGTGGGTGGCCTTGCTTTCCTCGTCAACCACGACTTTTCTCCTTTGGAGGTAAGATCGTAATTTCAACGCTTTCTGTTTCGTACTCATTTCTTTGCTTTTGTGTGTTCATCTTTCAGTGCGAAACGTCCATAGACACATACTGAACATTGCTGTTTCCCTGTACAGCACTGAAGTAGTATTAGTTGAAGTGTATGTCTCGCAGTATAGTGTATTTACAATGTTCTGGATATATGGGGGGCGGGAAATAATGTTAAAATCATAAACAACCTTGACTAGTGTATGTATCTTATCTTGGCAGGTCCATTGGTTTTAGCTTTAAAGCATTAAGTATTTTGGGAACTTGGTGAATGTGTCCTTTGCTGGTGTATGAAagccctcttcctcctcctggtGAATGTTTCTTAATTGAAGCCTTTTTGTTCATGTGTCGCTGTAGATCTTGTGGACCTTCTCCATCTACTTGGAGTCCGTGGCCATTCTGCCTCAGCTTTTCATGATTAGCAAGACTGGAGAAGCTGAGACCATCACCACCCACTATCTGTTCTTCCTGGGGCTCTACCGGGCCCTTTATCTCATGAACTGGATCTGGCGCTTCTACTTTGAAGGATTCTTCGATATGATTGCCATTGTGGCAGGCGTTGTCCAGACAATCCTATATTGTGATTTCTTCTATCTCTATGTAACAAAAGGTAAGTGAAGTGTGAGCTTCTTTATGATCaacttgtttttattttattcttgtttttacATTagctttactttttatttcattaaaaactaAAGCATAAGGGGTTGTTTTGTCCTCATGGAGTTTGATCTAAACTGCATTGCACAAATGGAGAGATTGTAGAGACACTGAGCTGATTGATTGGACAGTTACCTCACCATTGACCTTTCCCAAATGCAGATTGAAATGCAGTTCAGTCTGTTTTCATCTGTGAGTTCTAGTTACTTAAATCCATGATTTACTGCTTTCAGCATGTGCTAAAACACTGGAGCACCTTCATGTTTCTCCTATTGACAATATATAAGAAATGGACCCAGTCCTCCCACTTTGTACTTCCTTAACCCATCGGTTTGATCCAAGTTTAGCTCCTAGTTTAGCTCCttagatctcctctagagctccttctttctgttcctcccatTGACAGTTTATAAGAACTGGACCCAGCCCTCCTGTCTTCAGTGCTTATGGTGCAAATATCCAGAGCTACTCAGCACATATTTCTGTGACCGTCACAAGTCATTAAACAGACGCCTTCACAACATACTGAATATTCGTTACAGCTTGCTCCATCATCAGCTGTTTGTGTGGCCTATGACACACTGTTAAAggaaaatgtttatataatattttgtattaaatgAAATGATTATTACAAAATCCCATTCATTTTTACTTCTTGTGTGTTTTGATATGATTGCTTAATATTATGATTTTGACTAGGTTATCATTCCATAAAACAATAACACCAATATAAATAATGGTTAAACAGTAAATCTGAGCATAAGAACATCAGAGGCAACAGTCAGCCGTATCTCCTAAATATAGGTGGTCAAAAAACTCTTCCTGTGGGTCCTAAAATTGTCCATGTTTCTGTTTATAGTGCTGAAAGGAAAGAAGCTGAGTTTGCCAGCTTAAGTGCCAGCTTGAAGCCAGAGCTTTGGCAGCCGCGCGTGGGAGCATGGGACACCGCTGACACCAAGTTTGAGTAAGATGCCTGAGACGGAGTGCAAAAGGGATCCACTTCTGTTTTTCCTAATCCATGACCACGTCAACAGCTCtgggacgttttttttttttattcaaacaaTGGCAAACCCGCACAGCTCCCCCCATTGGATttctgttttattcatttttgccttactatttttattataatataccAAGGAAAAAAAGTGTTTTGTAGATGAACTGTGTATTCCCTTCAGTTGTTCTCATGGCATCATAAAAAGAGCTGAAATTGCCTAAAATTTGGCGGTGTTTGTAATGGTCAAGGGGACTTATTCTTATGCCGAATATTGATTTATATTTGTAAGAGTATTTGCAATCTGAATTCATGTACGTTGTTTACTGAACCTCTAGATGAGTGGTGGTTGGCAGAATTGTTTGAGGAACGGTTGTTCTGACTTTGTCACCCTGTACATTCCTTTTATTAAGGAAGGTTAATCTCAATACAGTGGTTTGCCCCATGCTCTCAGCTCTTTTTGTTTCATTACAATGAAATGGCACCTTTTCAGTGTTTCCTAAGTTTTTGAGATGAAACATTTCAAATTAATCAAATGTCTAGCAATGTGGAAGCTGACGTTTGGTttattgttgtttgtttgttttttctttctttctttctatagccccccccccttctctcttctttcctcGCAGGTTTGCCCATCTAAATTATGGATGCATCAGTTTGTAATTTCATTACTATAAATGACCTTTTCAACTACTTGGGCATTTCATTTATTCAAATAATGCTTTATTTTGTGCTttggatattattattatttcccccCTATTGACACACATTGAGCATATGTATAGTGTAATATGAGCCAATGTGCTTTTTAAAATTTTATCTGGTGGTTCTAAAATTCTGGAAAAAAGATGACAATTTCTTGAGGTAGCATCTAACTTAATAACAGAGGGGTCTGGGTTTTTATGAACGTTTATCTCCTTTGTATTAAAGATCTGACTTTACTCAGAACTACGAGCAGTAGCATTGCCCACAGAGTtgcaaagcatgatttgtatatTGAGCTTTTCTTTACTGCTATGTTTTATTTCTAATCACTGAGGGCTGGGCATTGTTGCAAATTTGTTGAGCAGAATATTTTTAAtttctagattttttt includes:
- the kdelr2b gene encoding ER lumen protein-retaining receptor 2b, producing MNIFRLTGDLSHLAAIIILLLKIWKSRSCAGISGKSQILFALVFTTRYLDLLTSFISLYNTTMKVIYIGCAYATVYLIYVKFKATYDGNHDTFRVEFLVVPVGGLAFLVNHDFSPLEILWTFSIYLESVAILPQLFMISKTGEAETITTHYLFFLGLYRALYLMNWIWRFYFEGFFDMIAIVAGVVQTILYCDFFYLYVTKVLKGKKLSLPA